The DNA sequence GAGCCCTCTCAAAATCTGTCACCTCGTGGTGACTAGGGTGCAAGATCTTTTGCAATTTGTTCCTCAATCTTTTCTTGTGAGCGAGATAGATTTGTATTTGGTATTCATTGACTAATGTTACACTTCTGTTGGAGCAGAATGGGTGTTTCGGTGAAGCAGATGGCCCTGATTGTGGCCACTTTGGGTGTACTGTCCTTCATCTTTGGAGTGATTGCTGAGAATAAGAAGGTGATTCATCCACCGTCTGATTGTTTTTTGGCCCTATGATTGTTTATCTCTAGGGGAATTGATGCGGGTGGCCATTGGAATTTTCCTTCAATTTTCGatattttcttgaacttttctGCTTTCAATCGAGTCCTTGAACTTTCTAAAATCCAATCAAGGAAGTCCTTCCATTAAATTCTACTGTTTTCTAATGTGGGCATGATTTCTGTTAACTTGTTCGCCATGCTGGCATCTGCCTGGTTTACATGTGGCTTCCACATCATATCTCTCTCCTTTGTTTGGCCaaagagaaaggggaaaaaagaaagattagagGAGATGCAGCAGTTCACATCATTATTTTAGTCTACTAAAAGATAACACACTTAATGGAATGGCTGcattaaactaatttttgaaagtttagggactagattgaacagaAAAAGAATTTCGAGGAGCACATTGAACATTGAAGAGAATTTCCAGGACCACCCAATTCATTACCCCATCTATCTGTGGTTTGAGTAATTTTATTCTGCTTGAATGGTAGCTTGTCTTGTCAGTTTGAGGTTGTGGATGTATTTGCCTTATTTGTTTTCAAGTATGCTGTAGTTTGGAGATATGAATTTTCCAGATTTTGTACTATGAATAAAGGTTGATGTGGTTTTTTGTCTCCGTCTCTATGATGTTGTCATGTTCATAGTTCGACATTGTTGATTTTGTTCTGTTCTTGGTGGCCAGTGATCTatcattttatcttcttttcagATTCCCATTTCCGGCTACCGTAACATTAATTTGGTTGTCTGTTATCCTAATTTAAATAGGTGATGGAGTATATATTATCGCGATATGATTGGTTGCAATCATAAAATTAATCGTAAGATTTCTCCTTGTCTTAATATGATAGAGATATCTGAAAGGATGTTTTACACCAAGTTGTCTTAATTTGATAGAGATATCTGAAAGGATGTTTTAAGGAAGTAATAGCTCTCAGACATTTTATAATCTCTGCATCCACAGTTTTCaacttttgcatgaaattaataTGTCAATTCGcactttcctttttattcctAATTTCTATCTATGCTTCTTGGCCTCTATATATTCCACAGCCTGCATCTGGAACTGTGATTACTGTTAAAGATGTGGTAATTTGCAAGTATCCATCTGACCCTACTGTTGCTCTTGGGTATCTGTCCTTTGCATTCCTTGTGTTGTGCACTGTGGCGGGATATTGGTCTCTGTTTTACCCGTACAAGGGAAGGTCCATCCCTCAATCAGCTTTTTTCCACAATACTAGCTTCGTTGTCTTCTTCAACATTGCCTTGTAAGTAACTTTACCAGTATTATTTGCCTGCatgttctttttaatgtttcttAATAGATCCATTTTGATTGAAACCGGGACACAACAGTAGTACTGGGATAACATAACACCTGCAGAGTGAATACTTATAACTCAGAAGTTGATTTCATTGTGCACTCCGACCCTTATTCTGTAATTTGAGGACATGAAAGTGAGGGAAGTTGTAACTGAGGGTGCACAAATCTGCCTCTTCCTATATCGTATGGTGGCTACCTCCTCTTTGAGATGCTTCTGCTCTTGAGGCTAGTCGCTGTCCGAAACTAACATTTTGATTGATCCGTTTTGATTAATGTTTCTTAGAGATGCTTCTGCCGTTGAGGCTAGTCGCTGTCGGAAACTACCATTTTTAATGTTTCTTAATAGATCCATTTTGATTGACACCGGGACACAACAGTACCGGGATAGCCTAACACCTGCAGAGTGAATACTTTTAACTTGGAAGTGGATTTCATTGTGCACTCTGACCCTTATTCTGTAATTTGAGGACATGCCCAGGAAAGCGAGGGAAGTTGTAAATGAGGGTGCACAAATCTGCCTCCTCCTGTATCTTATAGCAGCCACCTCCTCTTAGAGATCTTCTGCTGTTGAGGCTAGTCGCTGTCCAAAACTACCATATTAGTGCCGCTGCTTTTAAATTATTTCATTTAGAAGAACAGTTATGACCCATTCCAGCTCTTTATCAACTTCTTACAAATTTTGTTGTTCACATGTTATGCAAAGCATTACATGTGAATGTTCCATCAGTATGAGGATTTGGTCTTTTTTTGGGGACTCTCATAAGGGTGTTGTAAGTAGCACAGGCATAGGCACTTGTTGAAGACTGATTGTACTCTGTGGAATACATAGAACATGAATGGAACACCAAGTTAGTTGACACGACTTTACTCCAAATATTGATATAAATTTACTTTCTGTCAAGCAatgtattttggacaaaagTTGCAATGTATCCTCTAGTGTTATTTGGTCAACCAGTGGGCTCACGGAGTCATCCATATGATCACTTTTAACTAATTGCCTATTCCTTATAATGGTAATTCCCTTCAAATCCACACAGGTTCATAGGGGGATTGGCAGCGGCGCTGCTGTTATGGCCGACAATTACTGAGCAATTGCACCAGGCGCACAATGTTCACAAGAACCTCAGCTACCAATGCCCCACGGCCAAGACTGGTCTACTTGGTGGTGGAGCATTTCTGTCCCTCGACTCAGCTCTCTTCTGGCTGGTTGCCCTTATGCTAGCGGACAATACCCGTGAGGATTTCTTTGACGAGTTTGATGGGCCCCGTAAGGATGGCGATCCAGGTCAGGTTCTCACAAACGAGTATGAGGCGGATGTGCATATGAAGGGGGTTGCCTAGTAAGTGTGGTCGGTTGGAAGGATTTGGCAAACACAAAAACTGTCTTTCATATAAAGCAGCTTTCGGCCTCTAGCGACGCTGTAAATGTCATTGCTACTTAAGTTATTGTCATCGATCTTGGAACCGTCTTCCTATTGTTTAAAGTGCTACGGGTTTAATGGTTATAATCCCTTGATTCCGTGATTTCGCTGGACCACCTTTGTTATCTTAGGTTTAATCTGGACCGGGGTATACCCAAATGCGACGAAAATTCGGGCACAGGCTAGAATGCCTTGTGCGTCTCTTGAGAGACGACCTCCACTATTTGGCTTGCATGGTCAATCTTAGGGCTTGGCTGGAAGCTAAGAAGAGGAGGGTTATAACCGAAGGTTGCACTTTCAACTGTTCGGCCAGCCATTTGATTTTCAGGATCTTAATCAATTCACACCGTGTTCCATCAAGTCATTTGATTTTGGGAACAATTAAACGTTTCATTCATGCGATAATGGGCGTAGGTGTAGGATCGATATATCGTCTATGCGATGCACAAGAACAACTTTGTCAACTGCTTCCTTTCGGCATAATAAGGGCCCGATGGAGAAAGTGCTTCcatgagagaaaaataatttaggttgtgtatggtaacgtttttgttctcataacaacttttggaacagaaacgctTTTTCTGTTTATGTTCCCGGTAACAATTTTTGAAAACGCTTTTTCTGTTTAAGTGCCACTTGCTCTGGAGGAACAGGCCGTGGCAAGTTCACATTCGGTGGGCCATTAAACACATCAGTGGACGGTCCTTCTCTCACCAGATCTCCAGATTCTCACTTGCGGCGCTCTGTCACCTCATATGGACCGAGAGGAACAACATCCTTTTTCGAGACAAGCCTCTTTTCGTACCGGGTATGGTCAAACACCTCATCAAGGTAGTCAAGGATAAAGCCCTTTCCCTTGGTAGCATCGACGACACTCCTCGGAACCGTCGCTTACAAAGTAGCTGGGGTCTCTCTACATCCATCTTTGAGGTTCGTCCTTAGGACTTTTTGCAGCTTCTTCTCCGCTATTGCCGTTGCTTTGGCTGTGTATTCCTTAGTTTTTGGCTGCTGTTTTGGCCGTGTTTCTTTTTGGTTCCTCGGCTCTTGTTTTGGCCGGTCTAGTTCTCTTTCGGTTGCTTGTTTGGCCTTTTGGGGACTTTCTCTTGATCCCTCTTGTTCTTTTGCGCCGCATCACCTTTGACCCTTCTAGGACAATCTCTTGTGTCCTAGTCgggtcaaggtttttgtgtttcgGCCCTTTCTTGTAACTAAGTCGTTTGAAAAGtctatacatacttaccttacccaaaaaaaaaaaaacaatttttgaaaataaaaacgtgtttggtaaccgCAAAAAAAACTTCTAttctcggaacaaaaaaaaaaaaaataaaataaaataaaaacgcgtttggtaactgcataaagtTTCTTTTCccggaaccaaaaaaaaaaaaaaaaaagaaaagaaacgcatttggtaaccgcaaaaaaattgttcctaattttttcatttaattaagaggactatatatattaaaattaaaatgttttatctttttaacttactaaatcaaattaaatctcattcgttcaatttactaaatcaaattagtcCAATacatgtataagtaatttatgcataatttatcaaattacaatatggacgagatcaactataaaaaaaaactgaaagagaagacgaattgaaaTTAgacaacaagaacatcaaatatgttttctatagatatgaaaaattacaattatgagtcacacgtaaatgttcccaagtagttaaaaatatgattatcaTTAAACGAGGAcccttagaaaaatattaattacactttgaataaaatcggggactaaaatgaaaaatatttgtgcatttaggtccttttagtccaattgtgcaaattttccaaacatgagaactaaaatgagatgcaagtatcaaagtctcatgtcatgactctaaaagtaaaaaatttggctaaaatgatttaaaatgaaatttttttagtcaatttaggattatgttcaatgaagaggcatgtggtcccaagctgaatttttaaaaatttaagaggccaaaatgaaaatagaattaaaataaatatggactatttttgcgcttttttctgaccacaaatactatttttcttgattttcggctctttttataattaaattaaatccgaaaattgtcaaaattacaaaaatattttttgttcaaaattggttcctaaggttaggccaaagcttccaaggttgattttgcaattttatgaaattttttggtatttttaatttatttttttaaataaaatgataaaaaatcaggtgtcaatattgtgcaagaacaaaagagaagagagtgtgttaaaaaaaaaaattatttccaattgtttctaaaaaatgttccaaatgtgtttctaaaaggTGTTTTAGGAATAcagaagcaagttttttttatttcttgtttctgctccaaaagtgtttttgtttctcaaaagtgtttccgaaacactttgggaacacttttttaccatacgcgtttctgttcccaaaggctgcgtttggtcgtcgggatttccggtcgggataggattgtgtaggataggataagaaatctagggatttggccatatcctatccatcatttggtgaactacggatttaaagtcggatattctcatatcgtatcatatcccgcatttggtagaaattgtatatcaatataaagaaCATATATGCCTACGTTAcgttcatgaaatattccgatcttattactataaaaataatattctcatacacaaaaaaaaaacttgaaaatatacacatgttattagattttcaaatctctttgcaaaaaaataaaataaaatgaaaatagaaacaaatgagacaagaaagttagcttttatatgacggataagagaaattctatccaaccttatcctaccccctcccctaggatttttttatccgggttatatcctcCCTATATCCGatattatactatccgggacacctaccaaacacgggataggataaaacatatcctatcccgaatTTTATACGgacaaccaaacgcagccaaagtgttccgagaacatTTTGAAAACAGAAACACCTTTTttggagcgttaccatacgcagtcTTGTTGAGTCATATGCATGCAAAAAGAGCCAAGGACTACATTGATGAACCACCTTGTAGTCTTCGAATTTGCTCTGTTTACCAGGTTTCTGCAAGGGAGAAGCTGACTCTGCTCAGACGAGAGGACTAGAAGAAGAAAGGCTAGCTTAGACTTTTATCAGATCTGGAATGAATTGTCCtgagaagagaagaaatatcAATTATGGTGGTGTTGGTTACCTATTTTTaaacatttccctttttccctttccccccAAACCTAGAAATAATCGCATTTCGAGTTTTGAATAACGCGTCATAGCTCCAGAGACTAACAATTTCTTCGAAATTTCACGTATGCAAAGTTATGTCAAATTGGCATCAAGAATTAAATTTTACCTGTTTGGCGTAATTGAAACTTGCAAGTATTAGTTAGAGAGATCACGTCTTCGGACGACAGGCTGTTCTTTCTAGCATACAAAGTTACCATGGAAGCTCATCTCGATGGACATGAAGCGAGTGAGGAACCGAAATTTCTCGAAGCACGctataaattttaagattgtgTGCAGTTATACAACCAAGAAATTTCAGCATAGAGACATAATTTGTCAGTAAAATTGATGGAGCTCGAAT is a window from the Rhodamnia argentea isolate NSW1041297 chromosome 8, ASM2092103v1, whole genome shotgun sequence genome containing:
- the LOC115735518 gene encoding uncharacterized protein LOC115735518 is translated as MGVSVKQMALIVATLGVLSFIFGVIAENKKPASGTVITVKDVVICKYPSDPTVALGYLSFAFLVLCTVAGYWSLFYPYKGRSIPQSAFFHNTSFVVFFNIALFIGGLAAALLLWPTITEQLHQAHNVHKNLSYQCPTAKTGLLGGGAFLSLDSALFWLVALMLADNTREDFFDEFDGPRKDGDPGQVLTNEYEADVHMKGVA